TGCTGTTTTTTGTGTCGGTGGGCATGTTGTTCGACCCGTCGATTATCGTGCGCGAACCGCTGATGGTGCTGGCAACGCTGGCGATTATCCTGGTCGGCAAATCGGCGGCGTCGTTCATCATTGTGCTGCTGTTCAAGCGGCCGCTGAAAACGGCGTTGGTGATCTCGGCCAGCCTGGCGCAGATTGGCGAGTTCTCGTTTATCCTGGCCTCGCTGGGGATCGGCATGGGGATCTTGCCGCCTACCGGCAAAGACCTGATCCTGGCCGGGGCGATCTTGTCGATTCTGGTTAATCCGCTGTGCTTCAGTTTGTCGCCAGTGATTTATCGCTGGCTGGCCAAACGCTTTGGCTGGTCCACGCTGACGCTGGACGATGCCGCCAAAACAGGCGAAGAACGCAACCACACCGTGATTGTCGGCTATGGCCGGGTGGGTTCAACTGCTGGCGAAAGTCTGCGCGAAGCACGGCAACCATTTGCGGTGATTGAAGCCAATGCAGAACTGATCTGGAAGTTGCGGGAGAAGCAAATCCCCGCGCATTGCGCCAATGCGGTGGATGAAGACGCGCTCAGGGCGGTGCATGTCGAGCATGCCAACTGGTTGCTGCTCACGCTGCCCAATGCCTTTGAAGCGGCGCATGTCATTGCGCTGGCCCGCGCGTTGAACCCGGCTATCCGCATTGTGGCGCGTGCACATTCAGACGCCGAGGTCGAATATCTGACTGAGCGCGGTGCGGATTACACCATCATGGGCGAGCGAGAAATTGGCCTCGGCATGAGCGCACGGGTGATGTCAGGGCTACAGGCGGCGCACTGAGATTGCACTGATCACCACATAGCCCGGATTGCCTTGCGAATCCGGGCTACGAATGAACAACTGGCGCGACCGGCTCAAACGTCTTTTAGCCGGTAGCAACATGCCAGCGCGGTAGCTACGCTGGCCACGGCCACATAAAACACCGCGTGATATCCCCAGACTTCGGCCACGCCACCCGCAATCGCCCCGGCAATCACTGAACCAGTACGAGTGCAGGTTGCAAACAGCGTGGTGGCCATGCCGATCTGGCCGGGCATCAAATCCTGAAAGTACAGCATGCCGATCCCGGCAATGATGCCGATGAAAATGGCGTTAAGCAGTTGCATGCCGATCATGGCGTATTCGTTGGCGACCAGCGTCATGCCAATGTAGAAAAACACCCCGGCCGCTGTCGCGAAACGCATCATGCTGCGCTTGCCAAAACGGCGGGTGTAATACCCGGCGATCAGCATGGACGGAATCTCTAGCCCGGCCGCAGTACCCATCAGCAAGCCCACGGTTTTTTCCGGCAAACCCAGCGTGTGGGTTATATACAGCGGCATGGTGATCAAATACATGCTGTTGCAGGTCCACATCAAAGTGCAGGCAATAAACAGCAAGCGCACCGCTGGATCGCGCCACCAGCTAACCCGCACATGATGAGCCGGGATGTGATGTTTTTGCGAAGGGATATCCGGTAAGGCTTTCCACACCAGCAACGCACAGCCCAGAAAAGCCAGCGCCGCGCCCAGGTACATGGCGGTAAAACCGTAACCAATGGCCAGGGCAAAGGCGAGCGGCGGGCCGATCACCCAGGCCAGCGAAACTTGCGCACGCAGGATGGAATTGAACATCACCGCTTCGCGTGCGGTGTGATCGGCATGTTCACGGGCCAGCGCAAACACTTGTGGGTTGCCGGTGCCGCCGAAGCTACCCAACAGCACGCCCACGGTAATCAGCAACAGATAATGGCGATCAAACGCAAACAGGACGCAGCCCAGAGCGCCCAGAAAACAGCACCACACAATCAGCATGCGGCGGTTGCCGCCTTTGTCTGAGCGATGCGCCAGCCACTGGCTGACCATAATGCCGATCACTGCGCTGACGGTATAAAAGGTACCAACCAGAATCGGGCGTACGCCTACTTCGCCGCTCAAGAACAAACTCAAGGTTGGGACTTGCAGGGCGCCGGCGGTGCCGGTGAGGAAAGCGACCACCAAAAAGACGATCGAGGCGAAATCAGGCTTTTGCCTGTAATACAAAGCAGTCAGGGCACGCATCGGGGACACCGGCCAACAGGCCGGCAAGGTAACCGGTCAGGGCGAAGCAATTATTTTCAAAAGAAATCAAATGCGGAGTTTATTGAACTGACATGATTTGTGCACGGCTGTTTTTGGCACGGCTTGTCGTTGTGCTGTGTATGGGCGATAAGCGGCAGTGGCAGAGGTTGATCTAAAAGTCAGGCAAGGCGCGGCTGAGCAATGTGTCTGCATGCCAGATATTGGCGCCAAACTGGCTGAACCGCGTTTGTAATCTCCCCCGACACCAGGCGTCAGCGACAGTTGAATCGCAGCTTTCCAGCAGTACGGCGGCGGCGGCGAGATAGACCAGACGCTCCGCCACTTCACGCATCTGGGCTTCTTGCGGGTGGGCAATCAATGTCCGTAGCTCTGCCCAAGCCGGGCGAAGCAGCGAATGTGAACTGGCGAGCGGGGCAAAGAACGCTTGCAGCGCGGCTGGCACGGCGGGTTCTTTCTCCAGCGCCCGCAGCAAATCCAGCGCCATGATATTGCCCGAGCCTTCCCAGATGGCATTCACTGGCATTTCCCGATACAAGCGCGGCAAGTCGCTTTCTTCGATGTAACCGTTACCGCCCAGTACCTCCATGGCTTCCGCCACAAACGCGGCACCACGCTTGCAGACAAGGTATTTTGCGGCGGGTGTCAGAACACGGGCCAACGCTTGTTCGGGTTCGGTAGCGGCTGGTTCTCGCCAGCGTGCCAGCCGTAGCAATAGCGCGGTAATGCCTTCCAGTTCCAGTGCCAGATCAGCCAATACGTTGGCCATGATTGGGTGGGCGACCAGAGGTTTGCCAAAAGTGTAGCGGCGGCGGGCATGGTAAATGGCGATGCTCAAAGCGCGGCGCATCAGCCCGGCGCTGCCCAGCGCGCAATCAAAGCGGGTATGGCCGCCCATTTCCAGGATGGTGCGACCACCTTTGCCTTCTTCACCCACCAGCCACGCCAGAGCGCCGTCAAATTCCACTTCGGAACTGGCATTGGAGCGATTGCCCAGTTTATCTTTCAGGCGTTCCAGGCGGATGGCGTTGCGGCTGCCATCAGGCAAAATCCGTGGCAGCAAGAAACAAGACAAGCCGCCACTGGCTTGGGCCAGCACCAGATGGGCATCACTTTGCGGCACCGAGAAAAACCATTTATGCCCATGCAACCGATAAGCTTGATCCGGGCCCGCTTGGCCATCGGCGACCGCGAGCGTGGTATTGGCGCGCACATCGGAACCGCCTTGTTTCTCGGTCATGCCCATCCCAATCAACAAACCGGCTTTGCTTGAAGCGGGTAGATCAGACGGGTCGTACTGGCCAGAAAGCAGTGCGGCTTGCCAGCTGGCGAGCGGAGCGCCTGCGGCCAGTAGCGTGCGTTGCAATACCGGAACGGCCCCATAGGTCATGGTTACCGGGCATAAAGTGCCAGCTTCGACCTGAGCGTGCAGGATGAAGCGGGCGGCGCGGGCAATGCCACTGTCGTCCGCGTCGCCCCATGCGCCATTGTGCAAACGGCTGGCCGTTGCCAGTTGCATCAACGCGTGCCACGACGGGTCAAATTCGACGTGGTCGATGCGGCGCCCGCCCGCATCGTAACGACGCAATTGCGGTGGATGAAGGTTGGCTTTGCGGCCCAAGGCAAAGCAGCCCGCAGTACCTAGCTCGGCGCCCAAGTGGTTCAAGGGTGTAAGCATGCCGGTGCCTGCCTCGTTTGCGACCGACTGTTGCAAGGGCAAATCGCTCAGAAACAGGTTGTAGTCATCCAACTGCGCAGGCTGATTGAGCGGATCTGGATTGCTGACAGGATGGGGCATCGCCGACCTCCGGCAGGTTGCCTGGATTTGCCGACTTACATGCTGGTGTCTTTGTAATACTTGGTGCCCTTGACCGCCAACTCAGCCGCCAGGCCATTCTCGGTGAGCTGGTAGACCCACACGCCCGGCGCAACGGAGAGGGCGCCCTGATAGGCATCGCCTTTGCCACCTGCTTTGGCTGCGACGGCGGCTTGGCCGCTGAAGTCCCAGCCATTATTGATGAATGAGTTCAATGCCTTTTCAGTCTCAAACACAAAAATGACCCGATATTGTTTGATTCCCAAGCCAAGCCCGGCTTGCACCTCCAGCATTTTCATGAAGGTTTCCTTGCCGCTTTTATTGTTAACGGCCACGCCACTGCCATTGCCGCTGCCCGCCAGCAAAATCTTTACGCCCATGTTGTTAAAGGCGGCGTAACCAGCGGCACGGTCAACGGCAGCTTTGGCGCCGGGCTGGGCCTTATAAAGTGCCGAGAGTGTTTCTTGCGCCGCTTTGCGCGCGGCATTTTGCTTATCCTGGACGCTGGGGTCAGCGGCTCGCGCCAACCCGGCCAGAGAGAAAAACAGGATCAAGGCAAGGCAATAGCGGAACACCTGCTGGCAACGCATTGGATTGGTCATGATAGGCCTCAGCTAAGGCGAACGCGGCCGCAGCAAAGCGGTGGCGTTCCGGACTTTTAGCGTAGACGCAGCCGTGCCGGAAAAACAGGAATACCGCTGGACGCAGCTCAGCGTTTTTGCAGGTCTTTGGTGACCACGACACCGTTCACCAGACGCAGCGTGATGGTCGTGCTGCCAGCTTCCCATACCGCGTTTTCGCCACTGATGCCCAGCAGCGAACTGCTGTCGGTTTTATCCGGCTCCCCCAGAATCTTGACGACATCGGGGCGCGCCATGCCGCTGTCGATTTTGGCGAAATTTTCGGCGGTGATCTTGCCGCAGGCGGTCAGGGCAAAAGCCAGTGTGGCGG
This genomic interval from Silvimonas soli contains the following:
- a CDS encoding MFS transporter, which encodes MRALTALYYRQKPDFASIVFLVVAFLTGTAGALQVPTLSLFLSGEVGVRPILVGTFYTVSAVIGIMVSQWLAHRSDKGGNRRMLIVWCCFLGALGCVLFAFDRHYLLLITVGVLLGSFGGTGNPQVFALAREHADHTAREAVMFNSILRAQVSLAWVIGPPLAFALAIGYGFTAMYLGAALAFLGCALLVWKALPDIPSQKHHIPAHHVRVSWWRDPAVRLLFIACTLMWTCNSMYLITMPLYITHTLGLPEKTVGLLMGTAAGLEIPSMLIAGYYTRRFGKRSMMRFATAAGVFFYIGMTLVANEYAMIGMQLLNAIFIGIIAGIGMLYFQDLMPGQIGMATTLFATCTRTGSVIAGAIAGGVAEVWGYHAVFYVAVASVATALACCYRLKDV
- a CDS encoding isovaleryl-CoA dehydrogenase, whose amino-acid sequence is MPHPVSNPDPLNQPAQLDDYNLFLSDLPLQQSVANEAGTGMLTPLNHLGAELGTAGCFALGRKANLHPPQLRRYDAGGRRIDHVEFDPSWHALMQLATASRLHNGAWGDADDSGIARAARFILHAQVEAGTLCPVTMTYGAVPVLQRTLLAAGAPLASWQAALLSGQYDPSDLPASSKAGLLIGMGMTEKQGGSDVRANTTLAVADGQAGPDQAYRLHGHKWFFSVPQSDAHLVLAQASGGLSCFLLPRILPDGSRNAIRLERLKDKLGNRSNASSEVEFDGALAWLVGEEGKGGRTILEMGGHTRFDCALGSAGLMRRALSIAIYHARRRYTFGKPLVAHPIMANVLADLALELEGITALLLRLARWREPAATEPEQALARVLTPAAKYLVCKRGAAFVAEAMEVLGGNGYIEESDLPRLYREMPVNAIWEGSGNIMALDLLRALEKEPAVPAALQAFFAPLASSHSLLRPAWAELRTLIAHPQEAQMREVAERLVYLAAAAVLLESCDSTVADAWCRGRLQTRFSQFGANIWHADTLLSRALPDF
- a CDS encoding YSC84-related protein; its protein translation is MTNPMRCQQVFRYCLALILFFSLAGLARAADPSVQDKQNAARKAAQETLSALYKAQPGAKAAVDRAAGYAAFNNMGVKILLAGSGNGSGVAVNNKSGKETFMKMLEVQAGLGLGIKQYRVIFVFETEKALNSFINNGWDFSGQAAVAAKAGGKGDAYQGALSVAPGVWVYQLTENGLAAELAVKGTKYYKDTSM
- a CDS encoding DUF3862 domain-containing protein encodes the protein MKLQSLLIAATLAFALTACGKITAENFAKIDSGMARPDVVKILGEPDKTDSSSLLGISGENAVWEAGSTTITLRLVNGVVVTKDLQKR